A single window of Phyllostomus discolor isolate MPI-MPIP mPhyDis1 chromosome 13, mPhyDis1.pri.v3, whole genome shotgun sequence DNA harbors:
- the P2RX7 gene encoding P2X purinoceptor 7 codes for MPACYKGVLQYKTYRIIRIQSVNYGTIKWILHAIVFSYISFALVTDKLYQKKESVISSVHTKVKGLAEVKDEIIQHGEKKVPTVFDTADYTFSLQGNSFFVMTNFLRTKGQQRGVCAEYPTHRTLCQSDKNCRQGWMDPQSKGIQTGKCVVYTENQKTCEVNAWCPTEATAEVPRPALLNSAENFTVFIKNNIDFPSHNFSMRNILPDFNKTCIFHKTKDPLCPIFRLGDIFRETGDNFSEVAVQGGIMGIEIYWDCNLDSWSFHCRPQYRFRRLDDKITNQTLYPGYNFRHAKYYTENGVEKRTLTKVFGIRFDILVFGTGGKFHIISLIVYIGSTLSYFGLATVFIDFLIDAYSSTCCRSCVYRYCTCCKGCVINEYYDRKKCEVIVEPKRTLKYVSFVDEAHIRMVDEQLRGRSLQDVKGKKVPRPVMDFREVSRLPLSLPDSPPRPEQPEQMELLGEVRTASSSGPAWCRCGHCLPSQLPKDRQCLEELCCRKESGACITTSELFGQLVLSPRALRFSLLYQEPLLALDSDAADGRLRHCAYRSYATWRFGSPDLADFAILPSCCRWRIRREFPKSEGQYSGFKSPCLME; via the exons ATGCCAGCCTGCTACAAAGGCGTTCTCCAGTATAAGACATACAGAATCATACGGATCCAGAGCGTGAACTATGGCACCATTAAGTGGATCCTCCACGCCATTGTCTTTTCCTATATTAG CTTTGCTTTGGTGACCGACAAGCTGTACCAGAAGAAGGAGTCTGTCATCAGTTCCGTGCACACCAAGGTGAAAGGGCTGGCAGAGGTGAAAGACGAGATTATACAGCATGGAGAGAAGAAGGTGCCCACTGTCTTCGACACGGCGGATTACACCTTCTCCTTGCAG GGGAACTCCTTCTTTGTGATGACAAACTTTCTCAGGACAAAAGGCCAGCAGCGTGGGGTATGTGCCGAG TATCCCACCCACAGGACACTCTGTCAGTCCGACAAGAATTGCAGACAGGGATGGATGGACCCGCAGAGCAAAG GAATCCAGACTGGCAAGTGTGTGGTGTATACAGAGAACCAGAAGACCTGCGAAGTCAATGCCTGGTGTCCCACCGAGGCAACAGCAGAGGTCCCCCG GCCCGCGCTCTTGAACAGTGCCGAAAACTTCACTGTGTTCATCAAGAATAACATCGACTTCCCCAGCCATAACTTCAGCAT GAGAAACATCTTACCAGATTTCAACAAGACCTGCATCTTCCACAAGACGAAGGATCCACTGTGCCCCATTTTCCGGCTGGGAGACATCTTCCGAGAAACAGGAGATAACTTCTCGGAGGTGGCGGTTCAG GGAGGAATCATGGGCATTGAGATCTACTGGGACTGCAACCTGGACAGCTGGTCCTTCCACTGCCGTCCACAGTACAGGTTCCGTCGCCTGGACGACAAGATCACCAACCAGACCTTGTACCCTGGCTACAACTTCAG ACACGCCAAGTACTACACGGAAAACGGTGTTGAGAAACGGACGCTGACCAAAGTCTTCGGGATCCGTTTTGACATCCTGGTTTTCGGCACC GGAGGAAAATTTCACATTATCTCACTGATCGTGTACATCGGTTCGACCCTCTCCTACTTTGGTTTG GCCACTGTGTTCATTGACTTTCTCATCGACGCTTACTCGAGCACCTGCTGTCGATCCTGCGTTTATCGCTACTGCACGTGCTGCAAGGGCTGCGTGATCAATGAGTATTACGACAGGAAGAAGTGCGAGGTCATCGTGGAGCCAAAGCGG ACACTGAAATATGTGTCCTTTGTGGATGAAGCCCACATCAGAATGGTGGACGAGCAGCTGCGTGGGAGAAGTCTGCAAGATGTCAAAGGCAAGAAAGTCCCA AGACCCGTGATGGATTTCCGAGAGGTGTCCAGGCTGCCCCTGTCCCTCCCGGACTCGCCCCCCAGACCCGAACAACCAGAGCAGATGGAGCTGCTCGGCGAAGTGAGGACCGCGAGCTCCAGCGGCCCGGCCTGGTGCAGGTGCGGACACTGCCTCCCGTCCCAGCTGCCCAAGGACCGCCAGTGCCTAGAGGAGCTGTGCTGCCGCAAGGAGTCGGGCGCCTGCATCACCACCTCAGAGCTGTTCGGGCAGCTCGTCCTGTCCCCGCGGGCCCTGCGGTTCTCCCTGCTCTACCAGGAGCCCTTGCTCGCGCTGGATTCCGACGCCGCCGACGGCCGGCTGCGGCACTGCGCCTACAGGAGCTACGCCACCTGGCGCTTTGGCTCCCCGGACCTGGCGGACTTTGCCATCCTGCCCAGCTGCTGCCGCTGGAGGATCCGGAGGGAGTTTCCCAAGAGTGAAGGCCAGTACAGTGGCTTCAAGAGTCCTTGCTTGATGGAATAG